In one Grus americana isolate bGruAme1 chromosome 1, bGruAme1.mat, whole genome shotgun sequence genomic region, the following are encoded:
- the LOC129215328 gene encoding histone H4, with translation MSGRGKGGKGLGKGGAKRHRKVLRDNIQGITKPAIRRLARRGGVKRISGLIYEETRGVLKVFLENVIRDAVTYTEHAKRKTVTAMDVVYALKRQGRTLYGFGG, from the coding sequence ATGTCTGGCAGAGGCAAGGGCGGGAAGGGGCTCGGCAAGGGGGGCGCCAAGCGCCACCGCAAGGTGCTGCGCGACAACATCCAGGGCATCACCAAGCCGGCCATCCGCCGCCTGGCTCGGCGCGGCGGCGTGAAGCGCATCTCGGGGCTCATCTACGAGGAGACGCGCGGCGTGCTGAAGGTCTTCCTGGAGAACGTGATCCGCGACGCCGTCACCTACACCGAGCACGCCAAGAGGAAGACGGTCACGGCTATGGACGTGGTCTACGCCCTCAAGCGCCAGGGACGCACCCTCTACGGCTTCGGCGGCTAA
- the LOC129215294 gene encoding histone H2B 7: MPEPAKSAPAPKKGSKKAVTKTQKKGDKKRKRTRKESYSIYVYKVLKQVHPDTGISSKAMSIMNSFVNDIFERIAGEASRLAHYNKRSTITSREIQTAVRLLLPGELAKHAVSEGTKAVTKYTSSK; encoded by the coding sequence atgcctgaGCCGGCAAAATCTGCTCCAGCACCGAAGAAGGGCTCCAAGAAAGCCGTCACCAAGACGCAGAAGAAGGGTGACAAGAAGCGAAAGAGAACAAGGAAGGAGAGCTACTCGATCTACGTGTACAAGGTGCTGAAGCAGGTGCACCCCGACACGGGCATCTCGTCCAAGGCCATGAGCATCATGAACTCCTTCGTCAACGACATCTTCGAGCGCATCGCCGGCGAGGCCTCGCGCCTGGCGCACTACAACAAGCGCTCCACCATCACCTCGCGGGAGATCCAGACGGCCGTGCGGCTCCTGCTGCCCGGCGAGCTGGCCAAGCACGCCGTCTCCGAGGGCACCAAGGCTGTCACCAAGTACACCAGCTCCAAGTAA
- the LOC129215326 gene encoding histone H4: MSGRGKGGKGLGKGGAKRHRKVLRDNIQGITKPAIRRLARRGGVKRISGLIYEETRGVLKVFLENVIRDAVTYTEHAKRKTVTAMDVVYALKRQGRTLYGFGG; encoded by the coding sequence ATGTCTGGCAGAGGCAAGGGCGGGAAGGGGCTCGGCAAGGGGGGCGCCAAGCGCCACCGCAAGGTGCTGCGCGACAACATCCAGGGCATCACCAAGCCGGCCATCCGCCGCCTGGCTCGGCGCGGCGGCGTGAAGCGCATCTCGGGGCTCATCTACGAGGAGACGCGCGGCGTGCTGAAGGTCTTCCTGGAGAACGTGATCCGCGACGCCGTCACCTACACCGAGCACGCCAAGAGGAAGACGGTCACGGCCATGGACGTGGTCTACGCCCTCAAGCGCCAGGGACGCACCCTCTACGGCTTCGGCGGCTAA